A region of Solibacillus isronensis DNA encodes the following proteins:
- the glsA gene encoding glutaminase A: MNKLQKIYEQAKQMTANGQVASYIPALAAANSDLFAVSLLSADQEIELGDCTETFTLQSVVKVISFMVAANHHGIEEIMHYVDVEPTGDSFNSIVRLESHNNKPFNPMINAGAITIASLLPGETMFEKVKSVTTYLERMIGKKVHINNEIYFSEYQSADYNRAIAYILQANGFLKSDVEEALQVYLQLCSISVDVSDLAKMAYYFATNGKDSEACCNKEVINIAKALMLTCGMYNASGKFAAFVGLPAKSGVSGAIIAVVRNGEIEQLQGPIGIGIYGPAIDQVGNSVAGIDFLMHLSKEYDLFCL; encoded by the coding sequence ATGAACAAATTACAAAAAATTTATGAACAGGCGAAACAAATGACAGCAAATGGTCAGGTCGCCTCATATATACCAGCACTTGCTGCAGCAAATAGTGATTTGTTTGCGGTAAGTTTACTGAGCGCAGATCAGGAAATCGAATTAGGAGATTGTACAGAAACTTTTACGCTTCAAAGTGTCGTGAAAGTAATCAGTTTTATGGTTGCTGCAAATCATCATGGTATCGAGGAGATCATGCATTATGTTGATGTGGAGCCGACAGGAGACTCATTTAACTCCATTGTCCGATTGGAAAGCCATAATAATAAGCCATTCAATCCGATGATCAATGCAGGGGCGATAACGATTGCTTCGTTACTTCCGGGTGAGACAATGTTCGAAAAAGTAAAATCTGTAACAACTTATTTAGAACGGATGATCGGAAAGAAAGTGCATATTAATAATGAAATCTATTTTTCGGAATACCAGTCAGCTGATTATAACCGTGCAATTGCCTATATATTACAGGCAAACGGTTTCCTGAAATCTGATGTAGAGGAAGCACTTCAAGTCTATTTACAGCTTTGCTCGATTTCAGTAGACGTGTCCGATTTAGCAAAAATGGCCTATTATTTTGCGACTAATGGAAAAGATAGTGAAGCTTGCTGCAATAAAGAGGTAATTAATATTGCAAAAGCTTTAATGCTCACATGCGGAATGTACAATGCATCCGGAAAGTTTGCAGCGTTTGTAGGGTTGCCGGCAAAAAGCGGTGTATCCGGTGCAATCATTGCCGTTGTACGGAATGGTGAAATTGAACAACTGCAAGGTCCGATTGGAATCGGCATTTATGGACCAGCAATTGATCAAGTCGGCAATAGTGTAGCAGGCATCGATTTTTTGATGCACCTGTCAAAGGAATATGATTTGTTTTGTTTATAA
- the abc-f gene encoding ribosomal protection-like ABC-F family protein: protein MMPIEMKNVSFSYDLLEEPLFKNINMTIDNTWKLGLIGRNGRGKTTLLHLLQNKLPYNGTVTSDEGFHYFPLAIREPKVSTYYAIDEVMPVELWKLERECQLLSLDPSLIWMPFEQLSGGEQTKVMLAAVFCEDNRFLLLDEPTNHLDMKGRSIVANYLKKKKGFIVVSHDRQFIDEVVTHILAIEKSQLSLYKGNFSIYEQQKKLQDEFELEQNRSLNTEINRLQKTAREKSNWAAQREKPSGNDPFGNAIAKRMNKRAKAIEKRTQEKIEDKTKLLKNIETINDLTINCHFKHRNPVLRVKNLTLSYNDQPLFQPISFEIFQGEQVAIVGPNGSGKSSLLQYLQGTFPGTVDGEMIMPQGLTTSVIRQNYEDNRGMLKDFAFEQQINYTLFLNNLRILGFNRDVFQVPIEKMSMGQQKKVEFSKSLGLEAEFYIWDEPLNYLDVFNQQQIEKMIAQFKPTLLFVEHDATFVKNTATKVIKLLPYR from the coding sequence ATTATGCCAATAGAAATGAAAAATGTATCATTTAGCTATGATTTACTCGAAGAACCATTATTTAAAAACATTAACATGACGATCGATAATACTTGGAAACTTGGTCTAATCGGCCGTAATGGTCGTGGAAAAACAACTTTGCTTCATTTGCTGCAAAACAAATTACCATATAACGGAACAGTAACAAGTGATGAAGGATTTCATTATTTCCCCCTTGCTATTCGTGAACCGAAAGTTAGTACGTATTATGCGATTGACGAAGTAATGCCAGTTGAGTTATGGAAGCTCGAGCGGGAATGCCAGCTTTTGTCGCTCGATCCATCGTTGATATGGATGCCCTTTGAGCAATTGTCAGGCGGCGAACAAACAAAAGTAATGCTTGCTGCTGTCTTCTGTGAGGATAACCGTTTTCTGCTTCTCGACGAACCGACGAATCACCTCGATATGAAAGGCCGATCCATCGTTGCGAACTATTTGAAAAAGAAAAAAGGCTTTATCGTCGTCAGTCATGACCGACAATTTATCGATGAAGTGGTTACACATATTTTGGCGATTGAAAAAAGCCAGCTTAGCCTATACAAAGGAAATTTTTCAATCTATGAACAGCAGAAGAAGCTGCAGGACGAATTTGAACTCGAACAAAATCGCTCATTAAACACTGAAATCAACCGACTGCAAAAAACGGCTCGCGAAAAGTCTAACTGGGCCGCGCAGCGTGAAAAGCCTTCAGGTAATGATCCGTTCGGAAATGCCATTGCAAAGCGTATGAATAAACGTGCAAAAGCAATCGAAAAACGCACACAGGAAAAAATTGAGGATAAAACGAAGTTGCTGAAAAATATTGAAACAATAAACGATTTGACGATTAACTGTCATTTTAAACATCGGAACCCTGTACTTCGCGTGAAAAACCTTACGTTGAGCTACAATGATCAACCGCTGTTCCAACCCATTTCATTTGAAATTTTTCAAGGGGAGCAAGTTGCCATTGTCGGACCGAATGGCAGTGGTAAATCATCACTTCTTCAATATTTACAAGGTACATTTCCCGGTACTGTAGACGGCGAAATGATTATGCCACAAGGGTTGACCACAAGTGTTATCCGCCAAAATTATGAGGATAATCGGGGGATGTTAAAAGACTTTGCCTTTGAGCAGCAAATCAACTACACATTGTTTTTGAACAATTTACGTATTTTAGGATTTAACCGTGATGTTTTTCAAGTACCAATCGAAAAGATGAGCATGGGTCAGCAAAAGAAAGTCGAATTTTCAAAGTCGCTCGGACTCGAAGCAGAATTTTATATTTGGGATGAACCGCTCAACTATTTGGATGTTTTTAACCAGCAACAGATCGAAAAAATGATCGCTCAATTTAAACCAACTTTGTTATTTGTGGAGCATGACGCAACATTCGTAAAAAACACAGCAACGAAAGTTATTAAGCTTCTTCCTTATCGTTAA
- a CDS encoding chemotaxis protein CheX produces the protein MSNSTHIQTILNGTIHSLKTILPMIIDVKSPSIINEPYEQCEMGVLIGLVGDIKGRIIIDGTPESFSAIGSAMFGMPLEGAMLESFTGELGNMIACNLCTYTVQHDLELDITPPTVMVGHTKLYGFKQAFKIPATLEGIGDLIILYTIDMEEDE, from the coding sequence TTGAGTAATTCGACGCATATTCAAACTATTTTAAACGGGACAATCCATTCACTAAAAACTATACTACCTATGATTATAGATGTGAAATCTCCTTCCATTATAAATGAACCGTATGAACAATGTGAGATGGGTGTGCTTATAGGATTAGTTGGTGATATTAAAGGACGCATTATCATTGATGGCACACCGGAAAGTTTTAGTGCAATCGGCTCTGCAATGTTCGGAATGCCTTTAGAAGGTGCTATGCTTGAGTCCTTTACAGGCGAACTCGGGAATATGATTGCCTGTAATTTATGTACATACACGGTACAACATGATTTGGAGCTTGATATTACGCCACCTACCGTAATGGTTGGCCATACGAAGTTATACGGCTTTAAGCAAGCATTTAAAATACCAGCTACATTAGAAGGTATCGGGGATTTAATTATTTTATATACAATTGATATGGAAGAAGACGAGTAA
- a CDS encoding S66 family peptidase, translating into MFHPLQRGDKIGIFSSSAPATATAKLRYSRGKEFLEGKGFQIIEGNLTGKQDGYRSGTPKERAEEFNQLLRDPLIKMIMSTIGGTNSNSLLPYLDYEAFKSNPKIVIGYSDTTAILLALFAKTNIPTYYGPALIPSFGEFEPLVHETYNYFERYFCQPSVPYSIPMPHVWSDEMINWLNYEKPKTLYSNKWIGVHKGVVEGRLIGGNNNTMYGFIGTPYFPVINTGDILLIEDSLKSAATVEKNFAMLKLHGIFDKVDGILLGKHELFDDEGTGKQPLDLLLEQLDGKNIPILANVDCAHTHPMFPLAIGKKIRLDTINQSITCIEHWL; encoded by the coding sequence ATGTTTCATCCATTGCAACGTGGAGATAAGATCGGCATTTTTTCATCTTCTGCACCGGCAACTGCTACCGCAAAGTTGCGCTACAGTCGCGGTAAGGAATTTTTGGAAGGGAAAGGGTTTCAAATTATCGAGGGAAATCTTACTGGTAAACAGGATGGCTATCGGTCAGGAACCCCAAAAGAACGCGCTGAAGAATTCAACCAGCTACTAAGAGATCCATTGATTAAAATGATTATGTCCACAATTGGGGGGACGAATTCGAATAGCCTGCTCCCCTATTTAGATTACGAAGCATTTAAAAGTAACCCGAAAATTGTGATCGGCTATTCTGATACTACTGCAATATTACTGGCTCTTTTTGCCAAGACTAATATTCCTACATATTACGGTCCGGCACTTATCCCCTCGTTCGGCGAATTTGAGCCGCTTGTCCACGAAACCTACAATTATTTCGAACGCTATTTTTGTCAACCAAGCGTTCCGTACTCGATTCCAATGCCACATGTTTGGTCAGATGAAATGATTAACTGGCTAAATTATGAAAAGCCAAAAACACTGTATTCAAATAAATGGATTGGTGTTCATAAAGGTGTAGTTGAGGGGCGTTTAATTGGCGGTAATAATAATACAATGTATGGCTTCATCGGAACACCATATTTTCCTGTTATTAATACGGGAGATATTTTACTGATTGAGGATTCATTAAAGAGCGCAGCAACCGTAGAAAAGAATTTTGCGATGTTGAAATTGCACGGGATTTTCGACAAAGTTGACGGTATTCTCCTTGGGAAACATGAGCTCTTTGATGATGAAGGGACAGGCAAGCAACCGCTTGATCTGTTGTTGGAACAGCTGGATGGAAAAAACATTCCTATACTTGCCAATGTCGACTGTGCCCACACCCACCCGATGTTCCCTTTGGCAATCGGCAAAAAAATCCGTTTGGACACGATCAATCAGTCGATTACGTGTATTGAACATTGGCTTTAA
- a CDS encoding DUF2087 domain-containing protein codes for MIFLEIQNISTEVIIKGYEMKQECYQCLFCKQSYHLDEVFPYDNRFLTAEGMIKKHIELAHISPFHALLALDKKVSGLSDVQIEMMQHFFEGKTDQEIVNDSNVSSVSTVRQHRFKLREKEKQAKIFVALMQLMKNPEHYQIHKGARQVDERYSIEQNEREKVLTTYFKNGLDAGIETIPSKEKKKLIILQHILKRFEAGKHYHEKEVNEILKTVHDDFVSLRRHLIEYGFMERSDDGSEYWVK; via the coding sequence GTGATATTTTTGGAAATTCAAAATATTTCAACGGAAGTAATTATAAAAGGTTATGAAATGAAACAGGAATGTTATCAATGTTTGTTTTGTAAACAGTCCTATCATTTAGATGAAGTCTTTCCATATGACAATCGTTTTCTGACAGCAGAAGGCATGATTAAAAAACATATTGAGCTTGCACATATTTCACCATTTCACGCTTTGCTTGCTTTAGATAAAAAAGTAAGCGGATTATCAGATGTTCAAATTGAAATGATGCAGCATTTTTTCGAAGGCAAAACCGACCAGGAAATTGTAAATGACAGCAATGTGTCGAGTGTATCAACAGTTCGCCAGCATCGCTTTAAACTTCGCGAAAAGGAAAAACAGGCGAAAATTTTTGTTGCTCTTATGCAGCTAATGAAAAACCCTGAACACTATCAAATACATAAAGGGGCGAGACAAGTGGACGAACGTTATAGTATTGAACAGAACGAACGGGAAAAAGTTCTGACTACCTATTTTAAAAACGGGTTGGATGCGGGGATTGAAACGATTCCAAGTAAGGAAAAGAAAAAGCTTATTATCCTTCAGCATATTTTAAAACGTTTTGAAGCAGGGAAGCACTACCATGAAAAAGAAGTAAATGAAATTTTAAAGACTGTCCATGATGATTTTGTATCACTGCGCCGTCATCTGATTGAGT